A window of Panicum virgatum strain AP13 chromosome 8K, P.virgatum_v5, whole genome shotgun sequence contains these coding sequences:
- the LOC120643878 gene encoding UDP-glycosyltransferase 83A1-like translates to MAKPHILVVPLPAQGHVTPLMELSHRLVDHGFEVTFVNTEVPHARVVGALQAAGGTAALAGIHLASIPDGLEDGERLDVDKVGDSYSRHIPGHLERLIAGMEASGRPKVRWIVCDVYMWSSFLVAKKFGIRVAAVWPAAAACLAISMKAPKLIEDGLLNDKGSPERDEMLQLAPGIPALHTSQLPWINFIAPEWQRALFELCRQTERVSALAEMVVCNSFSELEAGAFTVLPPNVLPVGPLTSDRELQKPVGQLLPEDTRCLPWLDAQPDGSVVYVAFGSSTFFDPRQFRELAEGLELAGRPFLWVVRTDFTTGDLNKAWFDEFTARIAGTGMVVSWCPQQKVLAHRAVACFVSHCGWNSTMEGVRNGVPFLCWPYFSDQFLDRNYVTDVWRTGLAVSPGADGVVTKEELRSKVQQVIGDDEIRERARLLRDAAGRAIGEGGASYENFRKFVDLLRE, encoded by the exons ATGGCCAAGCCTCACATCCTCGTGGTGCCCCTGCCGGCCCAGGGCCACGTCACCCCGCTCATGGAGCTCTCCCACCGCCTGGTCGACCACGGCTTCGAGGTCACGTTCGTCAACACCGAGGTGCCTCACGCGCGGGTCGTCGGCGCGCtgcaggcggcgggcggcacggcggcgctggccggcaTCCACCTGGCGTCCATCCCGGACGGACTGGAAGATGGGGAACGCTTGGACGTCGACAAGGTCGGCGACTCCTACTCCCGGCACATTCCGGGCCACCTGGAGCGGCTCATCGCCGGAATGGAGGCGTCCGGGAGGCCCAAGGTGAGGTGGATCGTCTGCGATGTGTACATGTGGTCGTCCTTCCTCGTCGCCAAGAAGTTTGGCATCCGCGTGGCCGCAgtctggccggcggcggcggcgtgcttaGCCATTAGTATGAAGGCCCCTAAGCTGATAGAGGATGGGCTCCTCAACGACAAGG GTTCGCCGGAGCGTGACGAGATGTTGCAGCTTGCCCCCGGAATTCCGGCGCTCCACACGTCGCAGCTGCCGTGGATCAATTTCATCGCGCCCGAGTGGCAGAGGGCCTTATTCGAGCTGTGCAGACAGACCGAGAGGGTCAGCGCCCTCGCCGAGATGGTGGTGTGCAACTCTTTCAGCGAGCTCGAGGCCGGCGCGTTCACGGTCCTGCCGCCGAACGTCCTGCCCGTTGGGCCCCTGACATCAGACAGGGAGCTCCAGAAGCCCGTCGGGCAGCTGCTGCCGGAGGACACCCGGTGCCTCCCGTGGCTCGACGCGCAGCCCGACGGGTCCGTCGTGTACGTGGCGTTCGGCAGCTCGACCTTCTTTGACCCGCGCCAGTTCCGGGAGCTCGCCGAGGggctggagctcgccggccggccgttcCTCTGGGTGGTGCGCACGGACTTCACCACCGGCGACCTGAACAAAGCATGGTTCGACGAGTTCACGGCCCGCATCGCCGGCACGGGGATGGTGGTCAGCTGGTGCCCCCAGCAGAAGGTCCTGGCGCACCGCGCGGTGGCCTGCTTCGTGTcgcactgcgggtggaactcgacCATGGAGGGTGTCAGGAACGGCGTGCCGTTCCTGTGCTGGCCCTACTTCTCCGACCAGTTCCTGGACCGGAACTACGTCACCGACGTGTGGCGGACCGGCCTGGCCGTGTCGCCCGGCGCGGACGGGGTCGTGACCAAGGAGGAGCTGAGGAGCAAGGTGCAGCAGGTCATCGGCGACGACGAGATCAGGGAGCGGGCGCGGCTGCTCAGGGACGCGGCCGGCCGGGCTATCGGCGAGGGGGGAGCCTCGTACGAGAACTTCCGAAAGTTCGTGGATCTGCTGCGTGAATGA